AAGGGTTTACCGAGGTGGGTCGTTAGGTTCATGGACTCAAGCTGAGCCGGCTCACCCCAGCCATTGGGGAAGTTCAACACGCTGATGCCGCAATTAGAGTGGTAGAGACGCACATAGTGTTCAGGCTGCAGCCCCAAAGCCGTTGCGATCAGCACGCGGTTGATGCCGCTGTGGGCCACCACCAAAATCGTCTGCCCGGCGTGGTGCGGGAGGGTATCTTTCCAAAACTGGGTGGCTTGGTCAAACAGATCCAGCAGCGGATAGATGGTGGTCGTCCCTGTCTCGGTAACCTGCTCCATGGCCAGCTGATGGGGTTCTTGGTGCCACAGCCGCGCCTGTTCGGGAAACTGTTCCTCGACTTCTTTGAAGGTCAACCCTTCCCAGTTCACCAAGTTAATCTCTTTGAGATCATCGCGCTGCTGGAGAGCGGGTACGGCTTGGTTGGGAGCCAGGGTTTCGAGGATTAAGGCAGCGGTTTGCTGGGCCCGTTGGAGAGGACTGCAGTAGGCCGCATCTAAGGGAATGCCTTGCAGCGCTTGTCCTACCTGGATAGCTCCTTGTTTGCCCAGGTCAGTCAGGGTCGATTCGTCGCACTGTCCCTGAATTTTCCGCAAAACGTTGTAGGTGCTCTCGCCGTGTCGTACGAGAATGACGCGAGTATTCAGGGTTCTGTCCTCCAATGTCTGTATCGATGGATTATGGTCGTGCCCCATGGAAGCGATCGCTGCTTGATCGACCACGGACTACCAAAATTTTACCGGTCTCGGTTCCGATCCCCAACGATCTTCTCATAATCCCTGAACGATCGCTGGTGAACGACCGCTAGCGCCAACCCATCACTCGTCGCTACAGGGGGCGGCCTCATCCACCTCGGACGCTTTGGGCCAGAGCATCCGCACGCCCATGACGGCAAAGCCAACCGCAGCGATGGTTTTTACCCAATGGACTGGCAGCAGTTGAGAAACACCTTCCCCCAGCCACACGCCCAGAAAGCTAGCTAGCAATAAGGCAGCGGAGGTGCCCAAGAACACCGCACGCAGAGACCTAGAGCTACCGCCGAGAGCGATCGCTGCAATCTGACTCTTGTCGCCTAGTTCCGACAAAAATACAGTGACGAAACTGAGACCGAGGAGATTGAAATCCATGGTGGCTTGAGTCCTCTAAACAGGGCAAGATAGGTGGCTGAATTAAGGCTGAATAATGTCCCACACGAGCCATAGGGAAATGCCGATCAGCAACGTTCCCACTGATTTTTCTAGGACAGCTTCGGAGACTCGGTTCGAAAGCCAGCGCCCCACTAAGACCCCAATGAGACTGGTGGTAACCAGCGCGGCCCCAGCTCCGAGGAAGACGATCCAGGGTGCCTGGGATTCGGCACTCATCAGCAGAGTGGTGAGCTGGGTTTTATCCCCCAACTCGGCTAGGAAGATAGTGATAAAGGTTGAAACAAAAATCTTAGATTCAATCTGCAGCGTTAAACCCTGGACACCTGTCGGCGGCACAACGGAAGACTTAGGAGTCGCTCCGCAGTCGGCTGCTGACACCTCAGCCTCCTCTAGAACCGCTCCGGGTCGCGGGGGAAGCTGAGTGGATGAGAATGGGGGCGGCAGGTTAGTCACAGGCAGCAGGTTATTTCATTTTCTTTTCATATTATTCCTTAGAAAGGCAGGCGATCGCAACCCGATCGCTCTCGAATCGGTCTCAACGTGATGTTAGACCACCCCATCACCCTGTTTTCAAGGGGTGAAAGACAGCGTCAAATGCCGACGGCGTGGTTGAACCGCAGCATTTCTAAACTGCGCTCACCATAGATACCTTCGATGTGCTCGTGGCAGCATTCAATGGCAAAGTCGTTGAGTTCATCGGGAGTGACGCCAAACAGGTCTTCAAACACATCCGCCTGCACTCGGCAAAACCGAGGGCGATCGTCATAGATGCTGCATTCCCGCGATTGGGCATTGTAGTGAATGCACCAGCCATCATCGCCCACCATGCTGAGATAGAGGGCTAGTTCGTCGGGGTCGAGGTAGGTATCAAGGTCTGGACGTTCTGTGGGATCGAGCTGGCAGCAAGCCCCACATTGTTTAACACATTGCCAAGTGGCCATTAGTCTACTGAGGAGTAAGAGTGAAGGGTGGGGGAAGGGTTGTATCGATGGGGTTCGATGGGGTGGGATTTGGGTCACACGGGAGCGATCGCTTTTGGCTCAATTATGAGGTACCCTGCTCCATCCAGAAGGACGACAGTTGCCGCTGTATAGTCTTGGTGCATCAAGGTTTTGGGTGATCGGTCAGGTATGAGAACTGGAGAATTACCCTCCTTGCATCAACCGTTGAGGGCAACCGTCCTAATTTTTGTAAAATTCCTTAAAATATCGGTGAGCTTCCCCTGTACTATGGTACCGGGAATCTGTCTGAGTTCCCGCTATAGTTTAAGCTAAGCACGTTTACTGATCGAAACTTTGGGAGGAGCGATGGAGGCTTTAACAAGCATTATTGGTGGAGTTAACTGGGAAGCGATCGCACAGTTGACCTTGGTTGGAATGATTATGATTGCGGGGCCCGTGGTGATCTTTGTGTTGGCAGCCCGAGGCGGCGATCTCTAAGCCTGAAACCAACCAGCCCCCGTAATTCTATAGAAGCGATCGCCTATCTCAACGATCAAGGCGATCGCTTTTTTTTGCGCCAACCCAAGTTCGATAACGTCATGGCAATCATGTAGCTTGCTGTTAGGCGAAGCCGCAATGCACCATCTATCTTTGAACGATATCTCATCTCGTGACAGGCTAAGGATGATCGAACGGGTTTATGCTAAGCAAAAAACCTGAGCCATCACGACCCAGGTCTTTTGTCATTTCATAGATAACCCAGGTCTTATGACTGGGATGACGCCCCTAAGCTGCGGCTAAGTTTTGGCTAACGAAGTCCCAGTTCACCAGCTTGTCGAGGAAGGTGGAGATGTAGTCTGGGCGCTTGTTTTGGTAATCCAAATAGTAGGCATGCTCCCACACGTCCATGGTCAGCAGAGGCACTTGACCAGCGGTCAAGGGATTGTCTGCATTTAGGGTCTTGGTGACCTTGAGGGTGCCGTTGTCGAGTACCAACCAAGCCCAGCCGCTACCAAACTGAGTGGCTCCAGCCGTTTTGAAGGCTTCCACAAACTTGTCGAAGCTACCAAAGTCTGCATCAATTTTGGACGCTAGCGCACCGCTGGGAGTACCGCCACCGCTGGGCTTCATGCAGTTCCAGTAGAAGCTATGGTTCCAAGCTTGAGCCGCATTGTTGAAGAGACCAGCTTTAGATGCATCGCCCGCGATCGCCTTGATCACGTCTTCAATGGATTTGCTGTCTAGATCGGTTCCAGACACCGCATCGTTAAACTTGCTCACGTAGGCGGCATGGTGCTTATCGTGATGGAATTCTAGAGTTCCCTTAGAGATGTGGGGTTCTAGCGCGGTGTAGTCGTAGGGCAGTGCCGGCAATTCGTAAGCCATAGGTGTTCATCCTTTCGCAGTAATCTTCATTGTGAGGCACACAGTCACGTTTTGTCTAAAGCCCTAGCAATGGCGCTAAGCCTTAGCGTACGTTCTATCGTCAAGGTGTGCAGGGGTTGAGGTTAAAATGCTCAACGATCGCGTTGGCAAGCATCAGGTGTTGCCCAACTGATCTCTTTTTGCATCCTATCCTGCTGACTCCGATCACTTCATCCCTCGAACGAGAGACGTTGTGAGAGGTTCATGTAGGATTTCTTCACATTTTAGATCGGATCGTCTGATTTCTGTGTGGGGTAGCAGACATGCAGCGCGAGAATCAAGAGGGTATGGGTTCTGGGGGCTGAGGGACAGCATCGATCATCGTCCTAAGGGGGGGCTCTTGATCGTCATTAACCTCACGTCTAGAGGAGTAGCTTTGTCGCAAGCCAATCTTGATCTATCTATCGGTTTGTATCTATCGCTCTATGGCGTGGCTAGTCTGGCAATGTATGGGCAATGTATGGATCGATAGAATCTTGAAGGGCAGAGATATCCCTACCTTGCCGCTTCCGTGAAGAAAAATTAAGATCATAGCGAGACGCTTCATTGTGTAGCCCTGTGCAACTTTCTCCAGCTTCTGCCATAAGTCCGCTTGCCCTTTCTCAGCAGTTGTTGTCTACTCTGGGAACGCGGGTCACGTATCACCACCGAGCTGCCTTGCCGTCGGGGGCTGGTTTGATGGTGGTGAGCAATCATCGCAGTATTTTGGATGTGCCCTTGGTGATGATGGCCTCTCGCCGTCCTGTGCGCTTTGCCTGTCATCACTATATGAGTCGGGTGCCGGTGCTGAACGAAATTGTCACAGGGTTTGGCTGTCTTCCTTTAGGGGCTGCTGACGATCATCAGCGCAGCTTTTTCCAGCAGGCTGTTCACTTGCTCAAAGCTCAGCAGGCGATCGGCATTTTCCCTGAAGGAGCCCAACCGATGGTAGAACTGACGCCCCCTGATGAAACCCGAACCTTTCATCGTGGGTTTGCCCACCTGGCCCTGCGGGCACCGGTGGAAAATCTGGCCATTTTGCCCATTGCGATCGCGTCCCAACAGGAGCTTACCCATTCCGTTTTTCCGCTGCAATTGCTGAGTTGGTTTGATCCATCCGAGCCTCTATTTAATCAAGCTGGTTGGCATCCCCTGGTCATTTATCAACAGGTGGATGTGGTAGTGGGGCAGCCGATTTGGATCACGCCTCAGCATCGCCAAGCCTATCAAGGGCGGCAAGCGCGATCTATGGTCACGGAGCTCACCTCCCAATGTCAGGCAGAGATCGATCGCATGCTGCGCCATGGGGGATAGATGGTTTGCCAACCCTCCCCTCACATCCCATTCTCGTTGAGTAGAATCGTATGGTAAATGTTTTGGAGTCCGCCCAGCACCAACGCTGTCAGTTGTTAAAGCCCTGTGCTCCCAATCCTGGCCAGCCGCCATTCATCTTGTTACCAGGCATGGACGGTACGGCTCAATTGCAGCATGGTCAGGCACGCCAGTTAGCTGATGCGTTTGACGTGCGCTGTTTATCCATCCCCGGTAATGACCTCAGCTCGTGGGATGACTTGACGGATCAAGTGCTGCACTTGATTGAGATCGAGTTTTCTCGCGCGACGGGAAAAATTTATCTCCTCGGCGAGTCCTTTGGCGGATGCCTAGCCCTCAAAGTCGCCCTGCGATCGCCCCGTCTTTTTCAGCGCTTGATTTTGGTCAACCCGGCTTCATCCTTTGAGCGTGCAACCCTTATCCGTTGGGGATCTCACCTCACCCAATGGCTGCCAGGTATTCTCTATCCCTACTCATGCCTGAGTATTCTGCCGTTTTTGGCGGCTCTTAATCGTATGGCAGATTCGAGACGATGGGCTCTCCTTGCTGCCATGCAGAGCGTTAGCCATCAGACTGCCCAATGGCGGCTATCGCTGCTGCATAACCTGAATGTGCCTGATCATCATCTGCGGCAGATTTCCATCCCCACGCTAATTGTTGCCAGCGGCAGCGATCGCCTCTTGCCCTCTGTTGACGAAGCCCGCCGCCTAGAATCGTTGATTTCCCCAGCCCAAACCTACCTGTTGCCCGAGAGTGGTCATGCTTGTCTGTTGGAGGAGACGGTCAGCCTCCGCCGAATTTTGCAGCAGTGTGATTTTATGCCCTAGGGACGGGAGTTCTGTTCTTTGGCTTTGATGTAGATCTCTCGATCCATTTTTGTCCCTTGCCCCTTGAATGATCGGTCAAGACCCATCGGTCATGATGTGGGGGCTAGGAACGATTTAGCGATCGCAGCAGCCATAGCGATCCAGCAAGACCGACAAAGTGGGCCAGCACCGTATTGGTATTAGCCTGTACTACCAAAATATCGATAGGCTGAACCGCCTGGGTGATTCGTTCGTAGAGCGCCCCGCCAGATTGCGGTTGGGATAGAGCCTTGGCAAACAAAGACCCCACTAGGGCCTCTCCTCCCAGCAGAGTAATGAACATGCCAACCATGTTGATGATCAAGCCTATGCGAATGGCATCCATCAAGGCTTTGGGCGTTGGGGGGCGATCGCTCGTTCTCAATGCTCGGGAAAAGCGAATGTAGCGAAATGACCAATAGACACCGACGTAGAGCGCTACGATGCCTAGAAGGGCGAGTGCTACCCCCGCCCCTGCTCCCGGATTGGTGATCGCTGGATTGGGCGATCGATTTTCGGACTGAAGAATTACTGTGGAGAAGAGGAGCACCAGCGTTGACACAACCGCCAACACCGCCTGGATCCAAAGGCTGATCCAGCCTGTCATACGAAAGGCTTGAGCGATGCGCTGCACCGCCACAGGTAGATTCGGTCGATCGAGTTTGGATGCCATAGTGCTTGACGAAAAACCAGAAGCGGTGGCAGGTCACTGAACATGAGGCTGACCGGCGCAACCCGTTCCCCTAACCGTATCATTTAATCACTAGGAGCTAATCAATGGTAATGGACTGGGGGCCCTGTTGATGTCCATTGGTGTCAGTGGGGGGCGTGGAGGGACGTCCTGCCTGCTTGTCGAGCCAGCTTTTCACCGGTTCGTCGGTTAAATTAAGGCGCAAGATGCCGCTCACAAAACCGCCGAGAAAGGCTACGGGCTGAGATGCCAGTTCTTTCAGCAGCGGGGATAGTTCGTTTGTAAACATGGTTGTTCTCCTCACCAATGGGACGTTGAGCCGCTGAGGGCGACTGCCTAAATTGCCATCTAGATGGCACGATCTACTGATGTCTACCTATGTAGGTCTACTGTAGGTCTGCTGTCTACTTATATAGTACGAAAATCTGGAGGTTGCGGCAGCCGAAGGTAGACGGCAGAAGGTAGAACTCCCAAGGACTGAATCCTGAGTCCCAATTCCCGAATCCCAAGGACTGAATCCCAAGGACTGATCACTCAACATGGCCGCCCCATAATCAAGCAAGTTTACTTATCTTTAGAAACCCCAGGTGAAGCGATCGCACCAACGTAAACTTTTAAATCTTTTTGCCGAACTTAAGGACAAAAAACTATACAAAATGAACGATTCTATGGGGTTCGCAACAATTATAAACAAAACATAAACAAACCTTATATGTCAGCAAAGAAGATTCGAAGTTGTGCTTATTGGATTCCTGATATAGTTTTTGGTGAACCTCAATGTTTAGCTAAGAATTAAGCAAGTGGATGGCTTTTGTTCGCCTGCCATCTTGGTTTGTGTAGGTTCGCCCCTGATACAGGTTGCCTGTTGAGATAGATACGGCCTGCTTAGAGCGCTCCGCTTGAGCTAAGCAGAGGGAAATTTTGTTCGGATCTCAGCGATTCATTAGGAAGGGAAACGATGTCTTATTCACAAACGAGAACCCAGTCGAAAGCTGGGTATGATGCCGGTGTTAAGGATTACAAATTAACCTATTACACGCCGGATTACACACCTAAAGATACCGATATTTTGGCTGCATTCCGGATGACTCCTCAGCCTGGAGTGCCACCCGAAGAAGCTGGTGCAGCGGTTGCGGCTGAGTCTTCCACAGGAACCTGGACGACGGTTTGGACAGACTTGCTGACCGATCTCGATCGCTACAAGGGTCGTTGCTACGACATTCAACCCGTGCGTGGCGAAGACAACCAATACATCTGCTACATTGCCTACCCCCTCGACCTGTTCGAGGAAGGCTCTGTCACCAACCTACTGACCTCCATTGTCGGTAACGTGTTTGGTTTCAAGGCGCTGAAGGCTCTCCGTCTAGAAGATTTGCGGATTCCGGTTGCCTACCTGAAGACGTTCCAAGGGCCTCCCCACGGTATCCAAGTTGAGCGCGACAAGCTGAACAAGTATGGTCGTCCTCTGTTGGGTTGTACCATTAAGCCCAAACTGGGTCTGTCGGCGAAGAACTACGGTCGTGCCGTCTATGAATGTCTGCGTGGTGGTCTAGACTTCACCAAAGATGATGAAAACATCAACTCTCAGCCGTTCCAACGCTGGCGCGATCGCTTCCTGTTTGTAGCAGATGCCATCCACAAGGCTCAAGCAGAAACAGGCGAAATCAAGGGTCACTACCTGAACGTGACCGCTGCCACCTGCGAAGAAATGTTCAAGCGGGCTGAGTTTGCGAAAGAGTTGGGCATGCCGATCGTCATGCATGACTTCTTGACCGCTGGTTTCACCGCCAACACCAGCCTAGCTAAATGGTGTCGTGACAACGGTATGTTGCTACACATTCACCGCGCTATGCACGCCGTGATTGACCGTCAGAAGAACCACGGGATGCACTTCCGCGTTCTTGCAAAATGTCTGCGGATGTCTGGTGGTGACCACATCCACACCGGTACCGTTGTGGGTAAACTAGAGGGCGATCGCGACATCACCCTTGGTTTCATCGACCTACTGCGCGAAAACTACATCGAGAAAGACCTATCTCGCGGTATCTACTTCACGCAAGACTGGGCATCCATGCCTGGCGTGATGGCAGTAGCATCCGGTGGTATCCACGTATGGCACATGCCAGCACTGGTGGAAATCTTTGGTGATGAATCCGTGCTGCAGTTTGGTGGTGGTACCTTGGGTCACCCTTGGGGTAATGCACCGGGTGCAACCGCTAACCGGGTTGCTCTGGAAGCCTGTATCCAAGCGCGTAATGAAGGTCGTGACTTGGTGCGTGAAGGTGGCGATGTCATCCGTGAAGCTGCCAAGTGGTCTCCTGAACTCGCCGTTGCTTGCGAAGTGTGGAAGGAAATCAAGTTTGAGTTCGAAGCCGTAGATACCGTCTGATCTGAGGCGATGGTGGAGGATGGGCCATAATTTTCAGTGAGTTTATCCTCCCTCCAGTCCATCTTCCCAAGGTCTGAGGTCAGTCATGGATCTCAAAAGAATAGCGAAAGACACGGTCAAGGTTTTGGTGAGCTACCTCACGTATCAGGCTGTGCGGGTGGTGGTCAGCCAGTTGGGTGAGACCAACCCTCCGCTCTCTCTGTGGCTCAATAACTTTTCCACAACGGGCAAAATCCAGGATGGAGAAGTCTATTTAAGCGACTTGATGCGAGCTAACCAAGACCTTGCATTCCGAGTGATGACGGTGCGCGCCCATCTTGCAGAAGAGGTAGCCGACTATTTGCCAGAAATGGTGCGGACGGGAATCCAACAGGCCA
The DNA window shown above is from Candidatus Obscuribacterales bacterium and carries:
- a CDS encoding superoxide dismutase; protein product: MAYELPALPYDYTALEPHISKGTLEFHHDKHHAAYVSKFNDAVSGTDLDSKSIEDVIKAIAGDASKAGLFNNAAQAWNHSFYWNCMKPSGGGTPSGALASKIDADFGSFDKFVEAFKTAGATQFGSGWAWLVLDNGTLKVTKTLNADNPLTAGQVPLLTMDVWEHAYYLDYQNKRPDYISTFLDKLVNWDFVSQNLAAA
- a CDS encoding photosystem II reaction center protein Ycf12, with amino-acid sequence MEALTSIIGGVNWEAIAQLTLVGMIMIAGPVVIFVLAARGGDL
- a CDS encoding TMEM165/GDT1 family protein, whose translation is MTNLPPPFSSTQLPPRPGAVLEEAEVSAADCGATPKSSVVPPTGVQGLTLQIESKIFVSTFITIFLAELGDKTQLTTLLMSAESQAPWIVFLGAGAALVTTSLIGVLVGRWLSNRVSEAVLEKSVGTLLIGISLWLVWDIIQP
- a CDS encoding TMEM165/GDT1 family protein → MDFNLLGLSFVTVFLSELGDKSQIAAIALGGSSRSLRAVFLGTSAALLLASFLGVWLGEGVSQLLPVHWVKTIAAVGFAVMGVRMLWPKASEVDEAAPCSDE
- a CDS encoding form I ribulose bisphosphate carboxylase large subunit, encoding MSYSQTRTQSKAGYDAGVKDYKLTYYTPDYTPKDTDILAAFRMTPQPGVPPEEAGAAVAAESSTGTWTTVWTDLLTDLDRYKGRCYDIQPVRGEDNQYICYIAYPLDLFEEGSVTNLLTSIVGNVFGFKALKALRLEDLRIPVAYLKTFQGPPHGIQVERDKLNKYGRPLLGCTIKPKLGLSAKNYGRAVYECLRGGLDFTKDDENINSQPFQRWRDRFLFVADAIHKAQAETGEIKGHYLNVTAATCEEMFKRAEFAKELGMPIVMHDFLTAGFTANTSLAKWCRDNGMLLHIHRAMHAVIDRQKNHGMHFRVLAKCLRMSGGDHIHTGTVVGKLEGDRDITLGFIDLLRENYIEKDLSRGIYFTQDWASMPGVMAVASGGIHVWHMPALVEIFGDESVLQFGGGTLGHPWGNAPGATANRVALEACIQARNEGRDLVREGGDVIREAAKWSPELAVACEVWKEIKFEFEAVDTV
- a CDS encoding DUF3611 family protein, with the translated sequence MASKLDRPNLPVAVQRIAQAFRMTGWISLWIQAVLAVVSTLVLLFSTVILQSENRSPNPAITNPGAGAGVALALLGIVALYVGVYWSFRYIRFSRALRTSDRPPTPKALMDAIRIGLIINMVGMFITLLGGEALVGSLFAKALSQPQSGGALYERITQAVQPIDILVVQANTNTVLAHFVGLAGSLWLLRSLNRS
- a CDS encoding alpha/beta fold hydrolase — protein: MVNVLESAQHQRCQLLKPCAPNPGQPPFILLPGMDGTAQLQHGQARQLADAFDVRCLSIPGNDLSSWDDLTDQVLHLIEIEFSRATGKIYLLGESFGGCLALKVALRSPRLFQRLILVNPASSFERATLIRWGSHLTQWLPGILYPYSCLSILPFLAALNRMADSRRWALLAAMQSVSHQTAQWRLSLLHNLNVPDHHLRQISIPTLIVASGSDRLLPSVDEARRLESLISPAQTYLLPESGHACLLEETVSLRRILQQCDFMP
- a CDS encoding lysophospholipid acyltransferase family protein yields the protein MQLSPASAISPLALSQQLLSTLGTRVTYHHRAALPSGAGLMVVSNHRSILDVPLVMMASRRPVRFACHHYMSRVPVLNEIVTGFGCLPLGAADDHQRSFFQQAVHLLKAQQAIGIFPEGAQPMVELTPPDETRTFHRGFAHLALRAPVENLAILPIAIASQQELTHSVFPLQLLSWFDPSEPLFNQAGWHPLVIYQQVDVVVGQPIWITPQHRQAYQGRQARSMVTELTSQCQAEIDRMLRHGG
- a CDS encoding YkgJ family cysteine cluster protein, which produces MATWQCVKQCGACCQLDPTERPDLDTYLDPDELALYLSMVGDDGWCIHYNAQSRECSIYDDRPRFCRVQADVFEDLFGVTPDELNDFAIECCHEHIEGIYGERSLEMLRFNHAVGI
- a CDS encoding chaperonin family protein RbcX, encoding MDLKRIAKDTVKVLVSYLTYQAVRVVVSQLGETNPPLSLWLNNFSTTGKIQDGEVYLSDLMRANQDLAFRVMTVRAHLAEEVADYLPEMVRTGIQQANMEHRRQYLERMTQLSAAAVPELEATPDVMEEGDRSSD
- a CDS encoding histidine phosphatase family protein; translated protein: MVDQAAIASMGHDHNPSIQTLEDRTLNTRVILVRHGESTYNVLRKIQGQCDESTLTDLGKQGAIQVGQALQGIPLDAAYCSPLQRAQQTAALILETLAPNQAVPALQQRDDLKEINLVNWEGLTFKEVEEQFPEQARLWHQEPHQLAMEQVTETGTTTIYPLLDLFDQATQFWKDTLPHHAGQTILVVAHSGINRVLIATALGLQPEHYVRLYHSNCGISVLNFPNGWGEPAQLESMNLTTHLGKP